The following DNA comes from Streptomyces globosus.
CGGTGAACCCGTACGACGTCTCGGCGACGGCGGAGGCCCTGCACGCCGCCCTGACGATGCCGGCGGAGGATCGTGCGGCCCGCACGAAGCGCCTGGCCACGGCCGCGACGTCCCTGCCGCCCGCGGCCTGGTTCACCACGCAGCTGACGGCGCTCCGCGCCGTGCCGAACTGAGCCCCGGGTCCCCGAGCCGCGGCCCCGGCCCGGCCCCGGCCTCCGGCCCCCGGCCCGGACGGGGCACCGGGTGGCCCCGGGGCGGTGGTCGGGGGGCGCCGGCACGGGGGCGGTGGGCCGCTGCGCGGAGCGGTCCCCTCCCCGCCCCTTCCCGAAACCGGGCTGCGCCCGGACCCCTTGCGGGGGCTCCGCCCCCACACCCCCGCGCCTCAAACGCCGGCGAGGCTGATCACGCCCGCCACACCCAGCCCCGCCGGCGCTTGAGGCGCGGGGTTCGGGGCGGAGCCCCGGAAGGGGCCGCAGGCGGGCCTGCTAGAGGGCGGTGGCCAGGGCCGCCAGGAAGGCCGTGACCGCGGCGGGGCCGGGGAGGACCAGGTCGGCCCGCGCCGCGAGCTCCGGCACCTCCTCCGAGCCGCTGCACACCAGCAGCCCCGGCAGCCCCTCGGCCCGCCTCTTCTCGACGGCCGCGTACGCGGCGAGGTCGCCGAGGTCGTCCCCGGCGTACAGCACCGTCTCGGCGCCCGTCTCCGCGAGGTACTCCGTCAGGGCGACGCCCTTGTCCATCCCCGGAGGCCGCAGCTCCAGCACGGCCCGCCCCGGCTCGACGATGAGCCCGTGCCGGGCGGCCAGCTCGGCGAGCGGCCCGCGCAGGGCGGCGAACGCCGCGGCCGGGTCCTCGGCGCGCCGGGTGTGGACGGCGAGGGCGCGGCCCTTCTCCTCGATCCAGGTGCCGTGCCAGGCGCCGACGGAGTGCAGGAACCCGGGCAGTTCGGCCCGTACGGCGGCGACGCCGGGGTGTTCGGCCGGGGCGTGGACGCTGCCGCTGACGGCGTCCCACCGCTCGGCCCCGTAGTGCCCGAGCACCACCAGGTGCTCCAGCCCGGCGACCCCGGCGAAGCCCCCGAGGCGCACGGCGACGCCCGCCGGCCGGCCGGTGACGACGGCGACGGAGCCGACGCGCGGGGCGAGGGCGGCGAGCGCCGGGACGGCGTCGGGGTGGGCGCGGGCCTGGTCGGGGTCGGGGACGATGTCGGCGAGTGTGCCGTCGAAGTCGAGGGCGACCACGCTGCGGCGCGGGTCGCCGAGCAGGGCCGCGAGTCCCTCGCGGCCGGCGGCGGTGACGGGCATCGGCAGGTCGTGCGGATGGCTCCCCATACGGACGACCCTAACGGCCGACCGGGACAACGGCTACGGCGCCCCCGGGGGGCGCCGTCAGCGGCGGGCTCGGCGCGCGTCGCGGATGCGGCGGAGGCGGTTGACCGTGCCGGGGGCGTGCGCGAGGGCGCGCGGGTCGTCCATCAGCGCGTTGAGCAGCTGGTAGTAGCGGACCGGGGTCATCCCCAGCCCCTCCCGTATCGCGCGCTCCTTCGCGCCCGGCCCGGGCCAGGCCCGCCCCTCGAAGGCGA
Coding sequences within:
- the otsB gene encoding trehalose-phosphatase, which translates into the protein MGSHPHDLPMPVTAAGREGLAALLGDPRRSVVALDFDGTLADIVPDPDQARAHPDAVPALAALAPRVGSVAVVTGRPAGVAVRLGGFAGVAGLEHLVVLGHYGAERWDAVSGSVHAPAEHPGVAAVRAELPGFLHSVGAWHGTWIEEKGRALAVHTRRAEDPAAAFAALRGPLAELAARHGLIVEPGRAVLELRPPGMDKGVALTEYLAETGAETVLYAGDDLGDLAAYAAVEKRRAEGLPGLLVCSGSEEVPELAARADLVLPGPAAVTAFLAALATAL
- a CDS encoding DUF3263 domain-containing protein; the protein is MTDEEQLTAAEAAVLAFEGRAWPGPGAKERAIREGLGMTPVRYYQLLNALMDDPRALAHAPGTVNRLRRIRDARRARR